A stretch of Ligilactobacillus faecis DNA encodes these proteins:
- the mutS gene encoding DNA mismatch repair protein MutS, which yields MPQKTKNTPMMEQYLAVKKQYPDAFLFYRLGDFYEMFYEDAVKGSQLLELTLTARNKNAVDPIPMCGIPHHAAQNYIDILVEKGYKVAICEQVEDPKAAKGMVKREVVQLITPGTIMDQKNGEASENNYLTALHEEQEKYSLAYVDLSTGEIKVATLTTRDALVNELLSLKTREVVIDETVSQQTKQILDKLKLLTSVQDTKVLTAEVSYVTQTISVAAEKNVLELLLAYLLETQKRSLSHLQKAVHYEPSHYLKIDHAAQRNLELLQNLRTDRRQGTLLWLLDKTKTAMGGRLLKQWIMRPLLDKEVIIKRQAIVENLLENYFERASLTEQLTKVYDLERLAGRVAFGSVNGRDLIQLKTSLEQVPQIRYLLEQLEPKLYAELLSELDPVEDVADLIERAIVPEPPISVTEGNLIQAGYNTELDQYHDAMRNGKKWLAELEASERKKTGIATLKIGFNRVFGYYIEVSKANVSKLEEGRYQRKQTLANAERFVTPELKEKEELILGAETKAYDLEYQLFKDIREQIKDQIERLQKLASKLAELDVLQSFANVSEENHFVRPKLATTSQTLQIKDGWHPVVEKVLGKQSYVPNDVSLADETDILLITGPNMSGKSTYMRQLALSVVMAQMGCFVPAKSAVMPIFDQIFTRIGAADDLISGESTFMVEMKEANEALQHATAKSLILFDEIGRGTATYDGMALAQAIIEYLHDHVHAKTLFSTHYHELTALEEELPKLTNIHVGAVEKDGELVFLHKMQKGPADRSYGVHVAKLAGMPSALLTRAATILTTLEGQANEGLQFETQAEEIKEAEISANDTQLSLFEPELVSASNSNETEVLAELHQTNLMALTPMEVMNKVFAWQEKLKNE from the coding sequence ATGCCGCAAAAAACGAAAAATACACCGATGATGGAACAATATCTTGCCGTAAAAAAGCAATATCCAGATGCTTTTTTATTTTATCGGCTAGGTGACTTCTATGAGATGTTTTATGAGGATGCGGTCAAAGGTTCGCAACTGCTAGAGTTGACTTTGACTGCTCGAAATAAAAATGCGGTCGATCCGATCCCGATGTGTGGGATCCCGCACCATGCTGCTCAAAATTATATCGATATTCTAGTGGAAAAAGGCTATAAAGTTGCGATCTGTGAACAAGTCGAAGATCCTAAAGCAGCCAAAGGAATGGTCAAAAGAGAAGTCGTGCAACTGATCACGCCTGGAACGATCATGGACCAAAAGAATGGGGAAGCAAGCGAAAATAATTATTTAACGGCGTTACATGAAGAGCAAGAAAAATACAGTCTAGCGTATGTTGATCTTTCGACCGGAGAGATCAAAGTTGCGACTTTGACGACACGTGATGCACTCGTAAATGAATTGTTGAGTTTGAAAACGCGGGAAGTCGTGATCGATGAGACTGTTTCACAACAGACTAAGCAAATTTTGGATAAATTAAAACTTCTGACTTCAGTTCAGGACACAAAAGTCCTCACTGCTGAAGTTTCTTATGTGACCCAAACGATCAGCGTGGCTGCTGAAAAAAACGTGTTAGAGCTACTGTTGGCCTATCTCTTAGAGACGCAAAAACGCTCTTTATCACATTTACAAAAAGCAGTACATTATGAACCATCACACTATTTGAAGATCGATCATGCTGCACAACGAAACTTAGAATTATTGCAAAATCTCCGGACTGATCGCCGACAAGGAACTTTATTGTGGCTTTTAGATAAGACTAAGACGGCGATGGGCGGGCGTTTGCTCAAACAGTGGATCATGCGCCCTCTTTTAGATAAGGAAGTGATCATCAAACGTCAGGCGATCGTTGAAAATCTATTGGAAAATTATTTTGAACGAGCAAGTTTGACTGAACAATTGACGAAAGTTTATGATCTGGAACGTTTAGCGGGACGAGTAGCTTTTGGGAGCGTTAACGGACGCGATCTGATCCAGCTCAAAACTTCGTTAGAACAAGTGCCACAGATCCGTTATCTATTAGAACAACTTGAGCCTAAACTCTATGCTGAACTTTTAAGTGAGCTTGATCCTGTTGAAGATGTCGCTGATCTGATCGAGCGGGCGATCGTTCCTGAACCGCCGATCTCAGTGACAGAAGGCAATTTGATCCAAGCAGGGTACAACACTGAGCTAGATCAATATCATGATGCGATGCGTAATGGGAAAAAATGGCTTGCTGAACTTGAAGCTAGTGAGCGAAAAAAAACAGGGATCGCGACGTTAAAGATCGGGTTCAATCGTGTTTTTGGCTACTATATCGAGGTCTCAAAAGCTAATGTAAGTAAATTAGAAGAAGGGCGTTATCAAAGAAAACAAACACTGGCCAATGCCGAACGTTTTGTTACCCCGGAATTAAAAGAAAAAGAAGAGTTGATCTTAGGGGCTGAGACGAAAGCATACGATCTTGAATACCAATTATTCAAAGATATTCGTGAACAGATCAAAGATCAGATCGAAAGACTTCAAAAATTAGCGTCTAAGTTGGCAGAGTTAGATGTCTTGCAAAGTTTTGCTAATGTCAGTGAAGAAAATCATTTTGTACGCCCAAAATTAGCAACTACAAGTCAAACGTTGCAGATCAAAGATGGCTGGCATCCAGTTGTGGAAAAAGTTTTAGGTAAGCAGAGCTATGTTCCCAATGATGTTTCATTAGCAGACGAAACAGATATTTTACTGATCACAGGGCCAAATATGTCTGGTAAAAGTACTTATATGCGGCAACTAGCTTTAAGTGTCGTCATGGCACAAATGGGCTGTTTTGTGCCAGCTAAAAGTGCAGTAATGCCGATCTTTGACCAGATCTTCACCCGGATCGGGGCAGCTGATGATTTGATCTCAGGTGAATCGACATTCATGGTCGAGATGAAAGAGGCTAATGAAGCTTTGCAACACGCGACTGCTAAAAGTTTGATCTTGTTTGATGAGATCGGACGGGGAACAGCAACTTATGACGGGATGGCGCTTGCCCAAGCGATCATTGAATATTTGCATGATCATGTACACGCAAAAACGCTATTTTCGACCCACTATCATGAATTGACGGCGCTAGAAGAAGAGCTACCGAAGTTGACTAATATCCACGTAGGGGCAGTTGAAAAAGATGGTGAGCTCGTCTTTTTACACAAGATGCAAAAAGGCCCGGCCGATCGTTCTTATGGAGTCCATGTTGCTAAACTTGCCGGGATGCCATCAGCGCTTTTGACCCGAGCCGCTACGATCTTAACGACTTTAGAGGGGCAAGCAAATGAGGGCCTGCAATTTGAAACGCAAGCAGAAGAGATCAAGGAAGCTGAAATTTCAGCAAATGATACACAACTTTCGCTCTTTGAACCGGAACTTGTGTCAGCATCAAATTCCAATGAAACAGAAGTGCTAGCAGAGTTGCATCAAACTAATTTGATGGCATTAACGCCAATGGAAGTGATGAACAAAGTTTTTGCTTGGCAAGAAAAATTAAAAAATGAGTAA